The following proteins come from a genomic window of Paenibacillus swuensis:
- a CDS encoding inorganic phosphate transporter — MLTAIIIVIFLALAFDFINGFHDTANAIATSVSTRALTPRRAIILASTLNFVGAMTFTGVAKTIGKDIADPATLAHGMEIVMATLLAAIAWNLITWWYGIPSSSSHALIGSLTGAVISGAGFAALNSGGFKKILLGLLFSPLIAFTVGFIVMYLIKVVLAKTNPHKMNKGFRSLQVVTAAFQSFTHGTNDAQKAMGIIMFALVAGGYQTSMDEAIPLWVKVSAALAMALGTSIGGWKIIKTMGTKIFKIEPANGFAADLSSATVILTATMNELPVSTTHAITSSILGVGSAKRFSAVKWGLAGRIVIAWVITIPVSAVLAALIYQVIALVTGI; from the coding sequence ATGTTGACGGCTATCATTATTGTCATCTTCCTTGCCCTTGCCTTTGATTTTATTAACGGATTTCATGATACGGCGAATGCTATTGCCACTTCGGTCTCCACACGCGCGCTAACCCCGCGCCGAGCGATCATTCTAGCGTCTACATTAAACTTTGTCGGCGCCATGACCTTTACAGGCGTTGCCAAGACCATCGGTAAAGATATTGCCGACCCCGCGACGCTAGCCCACGGCATGGAGATTGTCATGGCTACTCTGCTCGCGGCCATCGCGTGGAACTTAATCACTTGGTGGTACGGCATTCCGTCTTCTTCGTCACACGCGCTGATCGGCTCGTTAACAGGGGCTGTCATTTCGGGAGCGGGTTTCGCGGCTTTGAACTCAGGCGGCTTCAAGAAAATCTTGCTTGGTCTTCTGTTCTCGCCCTTGATCGCGTTCACGGTAGGTTTTATTGTCATGTATCTGATCAAAGTTGTTCTCGCCAAAACCAACCCTCACAAGATGAACAAAGGATTTCGTTCATTGCAGGTGGTTACAGCGGCTTTTCAATCCTTTACACACGGCACGAATGACGCACAGAAAGCGATGGGGATCATCATGTTTGCCTTGGTCGCCGGCGGCTACCAGACTTCCATGGACGAAGCCATTCCCTTGTGGGTTAAAGTTTCCGCCGCTTTGGCGATGGCTCTCGGAACCTCAATCGGCGGATGGAAAATCATCAAGACGATGGGCACGAAAATTTTCAAGATCGAGCCGGCCAACGGCTTCGCGGCGGACTTATCATCCGCGACCGTTATTCTGACCGCGACAATGAATGAGTTGCCAGTCAGTACGACACATGCGATTACATCTTCCATTCTGGGTGTAGGCTCCGCAAAGAGGTTTTCCGCGGTAAAGTGGGGATTAGCCGGTCGGATTGTAATTGCTTGGGTGATTACCATTCCCGTGTCCGCGGTACTTGCGGCGTTAATCTACCAAGTGATAGCATTGGTAACCGGGATCTAA
- a CDS encoding LLM class flavin-dependent oxidoreductase, which translates to MSKPNRQMNLNAFLMNVGHHEAAWRHPHTEPQNITDIHYFKKLAQIAEAAKFDSLFLADGLAVSQNIKHGAYIGLEPFTLLSALAAVTEHIGLIGTVSTTYNEPFHLARKFASLDHISKGRAGWNIVTSGSEYEARNFSKNGHLEHSKRYERAREFLEVVTGLWDSWEDDAIVSDKQAGIFADDTKVRELNHAGETFHVQGPLNISRSPQGYPVLVQAGSSEDGREFAARHAEAIFTAQQTLEEAQQFYADVKSRAARYGRNPDQLKILPGICAVLGATESEAKEKEAYLNELTVPAYGLNQLSNMLKIDLFQYPLDGPLPALPGVNEINGNKSRYQLVADLAQRENLTIRQLIHRLAGGRGHRTFAGTAVQVADQLEEWFQTGASDGFNVMPPYLPGGLEEFAEQVVPELQRRGLFRTEYDSATLRGHFGLDRPANRYASAGVSL; encoded by the coding sequence GTGAGTAAACCGAATCGGCAAATGAATTTAAACGCATTTCTAATGAATGTGGGACATCATGAGGCGGCATGGAGACATCCGCACACGGAACCGCAGAATATAACCGACATACATTATTTCAAGAAACTTGCGCAAATCGCGGAGGCGGCGAAATTCGACTCGTTGTTTCTGGCGGACGGGTTAGCCGTTTCCCAAAATATTAAGCATGGCGCCTACATCGGGTTGGAGCCGTTTACGTTACTGTCCGCCTTAGCGGCTGTAACCGAACACATCGGTCTGATCGGCACGGTGTCAACTACTTATAATGAACCGTTTCATCTGGCTCGTAAATTCGCCTCTTTAGATCACATCAGCAAGGGCCGTGCGGGTTGGAACATTGTAACCTCCGGCAGCGAGTATGAAGCGAGAAATTTCAGCAAGAACGGACACCTTGAGCACAGCAAGCGTTACGAGCGTGCAAGGGAGTTTCTGGAAGTGGTAACAGGTTTATGGGACAGCTGGGAAGACGACGCGATCGTGAGCGATAAACAAGCCGGTATATTCGCGGATGACACTAAGGTCCGTGAACTGAACCATGCGGGGGAGACGTTCCATGTACAGGGACCGTTGAATATATCCAGATCCCCGCAAGGATATCCGGTGTTGGTGCAGGCGGGCTCTTCCGAGGACGGGAGAGAGTTTGCGGCCCGGCATGCGGAAGCTATATTTACGGCCCAGCAGACACTTGAAGAAGCCCAGCAATTTTATGCCGATGTGAAATCCAGGGCTGCCAGATACGGACGAAATCCGGATCAGCTTAAAATTCTGCCGGGGATCTGCGCCGTTCTGGGTGCTACGGAATCGGAGGCTAAGGAGAAAGAAGCCTATCTCAACGAGCTTACCGTGCCTGCTTACGGGTTAAATCAACTGTCGAATATGCTGAAGATTGATCTGTTTCAGTATCCGTTGGACGGTCCTCTGCCCGCGTTGCCGGGTGTAAACGAGATCAACGGAAACAAGAGTCGATATCAACTGGTGGCCGACTTGGCGCAGAGAGAAAACCTGACCATTCGCCAATTGATTCATCGCCTTGCAGGCGGGAGGGGGCATCGAACCTTCGCGGGCACGGCGGTTCAGGTGGCAGATCAGCTCGAGGAGTGGTTCCAAACTGGAGCAAGCGACGGATTCAATGTGATGCCGCCTTATTTACCCGGCGGGTTGGAGGAATTTGCGGAACAAGTTGTGCCTGAGCTTCAGAGGCGGGGCCTGTTCCGGACGGAATATGACAGCGCCACGCTGCGCGGTCATTTCGGATTGGATCGCCCGGCGAACCGATACGCGTCGGCCGGCGTTTCTCTTTAA
- a CDS encoding DUF1284 domain-containing protein, whose product MSLRLRGHHLLCLLGFRDMGYSPEFTLNMKVVYEALREEPSTMVLLVEGPDDLCQCYPADKPNHCRSESVDRRDQAVLDRLGLVAGTFIAWEDILKRIRLHMEPELIPHLCASCPWEPYGVCRDGLTRIGQGEGLPELPAASE is encoded by the coding sequence ATGAGCTTGAGACTGCGCGGCCACCATTTGCTGTGTTTGTTGGGATTTCGGGATATGGGCTACTCTCCTGAATTTACGTTAAATATGAAAGTCGTATATGAAGCTCTTCGTGAAGAACCCTCCACGATGGTGCTGCTCGTGGAAGGACCGGATGATCTTTGTCAGTGTTACCCTGCCGACAAGCCCAATCACTGCAGGTCCGAAAGCGTGGATCGCCGGGACCAAGCCGTTCTGGATCGGCTTGGTCTCGTTGCGGGTACATTCATCGCATGGGAGGACATCCTGAAGAGGATCAGGCTTCACATGGAACCTGAGCTGATTCCCCATCTCTGCGCATCCTGTCCTTGGGAACCATACGGCGTCTGCCGGGACGGTCTTACACGGATTGGTCAGGGCGAAGGTTTGCCGGAATTGCCGGCTGCTTCGGAGTAG
- a CDS encoding threonine aldolase family protein — translation MQESLTLKEAYKLTPYLLNGHGPRDVQVLMDALSSYPGNMESDIYGTGELIEHFQTEMATMLGKESAVFFPSGTMAQQIALRLWCDEKGWRRVAYHPLAHPEIHEEDCLRELHQIETVLLGEPDRLIRLEDIKQMKADISCVLLELPQREIGGQLPTYEELEAISKYCRELGIKLHMDGARLFEVLPHYKKTAAEVCQLFDSVYISFYKGIGGVAGAILAGDLSFTEKTKVWKRRLGGDLISLYPYILSAEYYIKQRLPKMDEYYEQSRELAALYNACSGLTTVPYVPVSNMFHVHAAIPAEKLEPELIALYEQTGIGLTSYLTGNNGNSTCSFEVNIGDRYTKISKESVKKAFDLLHQRLVALT, via the coding sequence ATGCAAGAGTCTCTGACTTTAAAGGAAGCCTACAAGTTAACGCCATACCTATTAAACGGCCATGGGCCAAGAGATGTGCAAGTATTAATGGATGCTTTATCCTCTTACCCTGGGAATATGGAAAGCGATATTTATGGTACAGGCGAGCTTATAGAACATTTTCAAACCGAAATGGCAACGATGCTTGGGAAAGAGTCCGCCGTATTCTTCCCGAGCGGTACGATGGCCCAGCAGATCGCTCTAAGATTATGGTGTGATGAGAAAGGATGGAGGCGGGTAGCCTATCATCCCTTGGCCCATCCGGAAATTCATGAAGAGGATTGCCTGAGAGAGCTACATCAGATTGAAACGGTGCTGTTAGGTGAACCTGATCGGCTTATCCGCTTGGAAGATATCAAACAGATGAAAGCCGATATTTCTTGTGTGCTGTTGGAATTACCTCAACGCGAGATCGGCGGTCAGTTGCCGACATATGAAGAACTTGAAGCGATTTCAAAGTATTGCCGTGAACTTGGTATCAAACTGCATATGGACGGGGCGCGTTTGTTTGAAGTGTTGCCCCATTATAAGAAAACCGCAGCGGAAGTTTGTCAGTTGTTTGACAGTGTATATATCTCATTCTACAAAGGGATCGGCGGGGTCGCCGGAGCGATCCTTGCGGGTGATCTTTCATTTACAGAGAAAACTAAAGTTTGGAAAAGACGTCTCGGCGGCGATTTAATCAGCCTTTATCCCTATATTCTGAGCGCTGAGTATTACATAAAGCAAAGGTTGCCTAAGATGGACGAGTATTATGAGCAATCGAGAGAGCTGGCTGCGTTGTATAACGCCTGTTCTGGCTTAACCACGGTCCCTTACGTGCCCGTATCTAATATGTTTCATGTGCATGCTGCAATTCCGGCAGAGAAACTGGAGCCTGAGCTCATTGCTCTATATGAGCAAACAGGGATTGGATTGACCTCTTATTTAACCGGGAATAATGGAAATTCTACATGTTCCTTTGAGGTCAATATAGGTGACCGATATACAAAGATTTCAAAGGAATCGGTGAAGAAAGCATTTGACTTGCTCCATCAACGTTTGGTAGCTTTAACGTAA
- a CDS encoding DUF47 domain-containing protein, translating into MFKKKDVFFTTLEAISDNLLEASLYFAKGIDSPDKLAEFAKVMKDYENKGDRYTHLIYKELNKTFITPIERDDIAALTSALDDVIDEMEACASRFEMYEIGSMDAHMKKFGEILVECTKEIQTAMRMLSTKKLLAMREHCIRINELENVADDAYRISIKEAFAKIKDPIELIKKKEIYEKYEAATDCCEKVAHTLESVIMGNS; encoded by the coding sequence ATGTTTAAGAAGAAGGATGTATTTTTCACAACGCTGGAAGCCATTTCCGATAATCTGCTAGAGGCGTCACTTTACTTCGCCAAAGGAATTGATTCTCCGGACAAGCTTGCGGAATTCGCAAAAGTGATGAAAGACTACGAGAACAAAGGGGATCGTTACACGCACCTTATTTATAAGGAATTAAACAAGACCTTTATTACTCCGATTGAGCGCGATGATATCGCAGCTTTAACCTCTGCATTGGACGACGTTATCGATGAGATGGAGGCATGCGCTTCCAGGTTTGAAATGTACGAAATTGGTTCCATGGACGCGCATATGAAGAAATTTGGCGAAATTTTGGTGGAATGCACCAAAGAGATCCAGACCGCCATGCGTATGCTGAGCACGAAGAAATTGCTTGCGATGAGAGAGCATTGTATCCGTATTAACGAGCTGGAGAACGTGGCGGACGATGCTTACCGGATCAGCATTAAAGAAGCTTTCGCTAAAATTAAAGATCCCATTGAATTAATCAAGAAGAAAGAAATATATGAGAAATACGAAGCGGCAACCGATTGCTGCGAGAAGGTTGCTCACACGCTTGAATCCGTGATCATGGGGAATTCCTAA
- a CDS encoding lactonase family protein yields the protein MSSQQHTGRMLVFAGSYAEAGDNSVYVYEFNETSGSLELLDSAAGLKNPTFLNVDASNRKLYAISEVTAPSGKKAGEAVAFNILPSGSIEILNRRNTTEGPTCHIQRDANDRYLVVVSYHEGMAGLQAITEDGLIGQVLDVEQHEGSSVNPERQDRPHPHSAFFSPDNRFLLIPDLGLDRIFTYSIVEESQTLRLEGVTETNPGSGPRHLAFHPSGSYAYVIHEMDSTITAFAYSAENGSLTPVHTISTLPADFAGENSTAEIAVSEDGKYVYGSNRGHDSIAVYAVDVSTGKLSLVQHVSTEGEHPRHFALTPGGGYLLCANRDTNNIAVFKINSDSGRLQYTGNDVHLSKPVCVKPVYM from the coding sequence ATGAGTTCACAACAACATACCGGGCGCATGCTGGTTTTCGCAGGTTCGTACGCCGAGGCGGGGGATAACAGTGTCTATGTTTATGAATTCAATGAAACAAGCGGAAGTCTTGAACTGTTGGACAGCGCAGCGGGGTTAAAGAACCCCACTTTTCTGAATGTGGATGCGTCCAACCGGAAATTATACGCGATATCCGAGGTGACCGCGCCTTCAGGGAAGAAGGCTGGCGAGGCCGTCGCATTCAACATTCTGCCTTCAGGCTCAATCGAAATATTAAACAGGAGGAATACAACGGAAGGACCTACATGCCATATTCAACGCGACGCGAATGACCGGTATCTGGTTGTCGTGAGTTATCATGAAGGGATGGCGGGGTTGCAAGCGATTACGGAAGACGGTCTCATTGGTCAAGTGTTGGATGTGGAACAGCATGAGGGGTCAAGCGTCAATCCCGAACGGCAAGACCGTCCTCATCCGCATTCCGCTTTCTTTAGTCCGGACAATCGTTTCCTGCTGATTCCGGATTTAGGATTGGATCGGATCTTTACCTACTCGATTGTGGAAGAGAGCCAAACCCTCCGCTTGGAAGGTGTGACCGAAACCAATCCCGGGTCCGGTCCGCGTCACTTGGCTTTTCATCCTTCCGGATCCTATGCTTATGTCATCCATGAAATGGATTCCACGATCACTGCTTTCGCTTATAGTGCTGAGAATGGCAGCTTGACGCCTGTACATACCATCTCGACCCTGCCTGCCGACTTTGCCGGTGAGAACTCTACGGCGGAAATCGCGGTTTCCGAAGACGGTAAATATGTATACGGATCGAACCGTGGACATGACAGCATCGCGGTGTACGCGGTGGATGTGAGTACAGGAAAGTTGTCGCTTGTTCAGCATGTTTCCACGGAAGGTGAACATCCGCGCCACTTTGCGCTGACACCCGGAGGAGGTTATCTGCTCTGTGCCAACCGGGACACGAACAATATTGCAGTGTTCAAGATAAATTCGGATTCCGGAAGGCTGCAATACACAGGAAATGATGTCCATCTCTCCAAACCTGTCTGTGTAAAGCCTGTATACATGTAA